The following proteins are encoded in a genomic region of Mycolicibacterium rutilum:
- a CDS encoding DUF4185 domain-containing protein, whose product MSPRSRICSVSMIPAATATVIALGVAFGVTPSALAEPCTGAAAAAQPPAAPNAGATPALPGGPPVGHRPRGTNDGAPLPRLGQLPRSAQVQQQVAVAPTPPADDIAAQQIPVAAPPQPPPPPAPPGTSLVGWVTGPESPNDTIGRFAITGTDLGIMWDNGDPGNRQVLMAFGDTYGYCGVRGQQWRYNTLFRTQDGALSKTVAVPDGTVGNRYSGSPLWAPGLSKQIINTTKWAPTEKGIIPTAGIAVGGNQYINFMSIKSWDSDGRWTTNYSAIAVSPDNGEHWGVYPGSVRTPGNGSIEGARHIPGNQNFQQGAFLKPGPGDPYLYSFGTPAGRGGAAYISRVPADGIADTGRYEYWNADRNAWVPRDPGAATVVIPGPVGEMTAQFNTYLNQYLVLYCNGANDVVSRTAPAPQGPWSPERLLVRSAEIPGGIYAPFLHPWSTGKELYFNLSLWSAYNVMLMRTVLP is encoded by the coding sequence ATGTCGCCGCGTTCCCGCATCTGCTCGGTGTCGATGATCCCGGCGGCCACCGCCACCGTGATCGCGCTGGGCGTCGCGTTCGGGGTGACACCGAGTGCGCTGGCCGAGCCCTGCACGGGCGCCGCCGCGGCCGCGCAGCCGCCCGCGGCACCCAACGCGGGCGCGACGCCGGCGCTGCCGGGCGGCCCGCCGGTCGGGCACCGGCCGCGCGGCACCAACGACGGCGCGCCCCTGCCGCGGCTCGGGCAGCTCCCGCGGTCGGCGCAGGTTCAGCAGCAGGTCGCGGTCGCGCCGACGCCGCCGGCCGATGATATTGCCGCGCAGCAGATCCCGGTCGCGGCCCCGCCGCAGCCACCGCCGCCGCCGGCCCCGCCGGGCACGTCGCTGGTGGGGTGGGTGACCGGACCGGAGAGTCCCAACGACACCATCGGACGGTTCGCCATCACCGGCACCGACCTCGGGATCATGTGGGACAACGGCGATCCGGGCAACCGCCAGGTGCTGATGGCGTTCGGCGACACCTACGGTTACTGCGGCGTGCGCGGACAGCAGTGGCGGTACAACACGCTGTTCCGCACCCAGGACGGGGCGCTGTCGAAGACGGTCGCGGTGCCCGACGGCACGGTGGGCAACCGGTATTCGGGTTCGCCGCTGTGGGCGCCGGGGTTGTCCAAACAGATCATCAACACCACCAAGTGGGCGCCGACGGAGAAGGGCATCATCCCGACGGCAGGCATCGCGGTCGGCGGGAACCAGTACATCAACTTCATGTCGATCAAGAGCTGGGACAGCGACGGCCGCTGGACGACGAACTATTCGGCGATCGCGGTCTCACCGGACAACGGCGAACACTGGGGCGTGTATCCCGGAAGCGTGCGCACTCCGGGCAACGGCAGCATCGAGGGCGCCCGGCACATCCCTGGCAACCAGAACTTCCAGCAGGGCGCGTTTCTCAAGCCCGGTCCCGGCGACCCCTACCTGTACTCGTTCGGCACGCCCGCCGGCCGCGGTGGTGCGGCCTACATCTCGCGGGTGCCTGCGGACGGGATCGCCGACACCGGTCGTTACGAGTACTGGAACGCCGACCGCAACGCCTGGGTGCCACGGGATCCCGGTGCCGCCACGGTCGTCATACCGGGGCCGGTCGGAGAGATGACCGCGCAGTTCAACACCTACCTGAACCAGTACCTGGTGCTGTACTGCAACGGCGCCAACGACGTGGTCAGCAGGACCGCGCCCGCACCGCAGGGGCCGTGGAGTCCGGAGCGGCTGCTGGTGCGGTCGGCAGAGATCCCGGGCGGCATCTATGCGCCGTTCCTGCATCCGTGGTCGACCGGCAAGGAGTTGTACTTCAACCTGTCGCTGTGGTCGGCCTACAACGTGATGCTGATGCGCACCGTGCTGCCCTGA
- a CDS encoding STAS domain-containing protein has translation MATYVDVRTGRGEDGTVLVSATGELDLSNVEAFTKAMAAADSEPVVVDFSGIEYLDSGAINALFEHAGRIRRIVVNPILLPVLTVSGLTQVAEVQPAHQD, from the coding sequence ATGGCCACTTACGTGGACGTGCGCACCGGCCGCGGGGAGGACGGCACGGTGCTGGTGAGCGCGACCGGTGAACTGGATCTGAGCAATGTCGAGGCCTTCACCAAAGCGATGGCGGCCGCTGATTCGGAACCGGTGGTGGTCGACTTCAGCGGCATCGAGTACCTCGACAGCGGCGCGATCAACGCGTTGTTCGAGCACGCGGGCCGGATCCGTCGGATCGTGGTGAACCCGATCCTGTTGCCGGTGTTGACCGTCAGCGGCCTGACGCAGGTCGCCGAAGTGCAACCGGCGCACCAAGATTAA
- a CDS encoding STAS domain-containing protein, translated as MALLEVKQDVRDAAVVVSVGGEVDSGTVTKLQPHLDAALEAAGGHPTKLLVVELGAVTYFGSAGLNAVLDCYEQGSVAGVSVRLVAANPEVVRPIEVTRLDKVIRPYRSVADAVEG; from the coding sequence GTGGCTCTGTTAGAGGTCAAGCAGGATGTGCGGGACGCCGCGGTGGTGGTGTCGGTCGGCGGTGAGGTCGACTCCGGCACCGTCACGAAGCTTCAGCCGCACCTCGATGCTGCCCTCGAAGCGGCCGGCGGGCACCCGACGAAGCTGCTGGTCGTGGAGCTCGGCGCGGTGACGTACTTCGGCAGCGCCGGCCTCAACGCCGTCCTCGACTGCTACGAGCAGGGTTCGGTCGCGGGGGTTTCGGTGCGGCTGGTGGCCGCCAACCCCGAGGTGGTGCGTCCCATCGAGGTGACTCGACTCGACAAGGTCATCCGACCGTACAGGTCCGTGGCCGACGCGGTCGAAGGGTGA
- a CDS encoding IS256 family transposase: protein MTTAHNIDLPAVLAERLTTTHPDVLRELLATFIHTLMGAEADALCGAGYGERSTERTNSRNGYRHRQFDTRAGSLDLAIPKLRHGSYFPDWLLERRKRAERALTTVVATCYLLGVSTRRMDKLVETLGITSLSKSQVSVMAKELDTAVEAFRTRPLDAGPYTFVAADALVLKVREGGRVVNVHALIAVGVNTEGYREILGIDVTTAEDGAGWLTFWRSLTARGLSGVKLVTSDAHAGLVAAIGATLPGAAWQRCRTHYTTNLMAITPKASWPWVRTLLHSVFDQPDTESVAAQYDRIIDALADKLPRVAEHLEAARPDLLAFTAFPKQIWRQIWSNNPQERLNKEIRRRTDVVGIFPDRDALIRLVGAVLAEQHDEWAESRRYLGLDVLSKSRTVNDTPTEQEATPAALPA, encoded by the coding sequence ATGACCACTGCCCACAATATCGACCTGCCCGCCGTGCTGGCCGAACGACTCACCACCACCCACCCCGACGTGCTGCGCGAGCTGCTGGCCACCTTCATCCACACCCTGATGGGCGCCGAAGCCGACGCCCTGTGCGGCGCGGGATACGGCGAGCGCAGCACCGAGCGCACCAACTCCCGCAACGGCTACCGCCATCGCCAATTCGACACCCGCGCAGGGTCGTTAGATCTCGCGATCCCCAAGCTGCGGCACGGCTCCTACTTCCCAGACTGGCTGCTGGAACGCCGCAAACGCGCTGAGCGGGCCCTGACGACCGTGGTCGCGACGTGCTACCTGCTCGGTGTCTCTACGCGGCGGATGGACAAACTCGTCGAGACCCTGGGCATCACCAGCCTGTCGAAGTCCCAAGTCAGCGTGATGGCCAAGGAACTCGACACCGCCGTCGAAGCCTTCCGCACCCGACCCTTAGACGCCGGCCCCTACACCTTCGTCGCCGCTGACGCCCTGGTGCTCAAGGTCCGCGAAGGCGGCCGGGTGGTCAACGTGCACGCCCTGATCGCGGTGGGGGTCAACACCGAGGGCTACCGCGAGATCCTCGGCATCGACGTCACCACCGCCGAGGACGGGGCCGGCTGGCTGACGTTCTGGCGGTCACTGACCGCCCGCGGGCTGTCCGGGGTCAAACTGGTCACCAGCGACGCGCACGCCGGCCTGGTCGCCGCGATCGGCGCCACCCTGCCCGGCGCGGCCTGGCAGCGCTGCAGAACGCACTACACGACCAACCTGATGGCCATCACCCCGAAAGCCTCGTGGCCGTGGGTGCGCACCCTGCTGCATTCGGTGTTCGACCAACCCGACACTGAATCCGTTGCCGCACAATATGACCGGATCATCGACGCACTCGCCGACAAGCTCCCCAGGGTCGCCGAGCACCTCGAAGCAGCCCGCCCGGACTTGCTGGCGTTCACCGCATTCCCCAAGCAGATCTGGCGCCAGATCTGGTCGAACAATCCCCAGGAGCGACTGAACAAGGAGATCCGGAGGCGCACCGACGTCGTGGGTATCTTCCCCGACCGCGACGCCCTGATCCGCCTCGTCGGCGCGGTACTGGCCGAACAACACGACGAATGGGCCGAATCCAGGCGCTACCTCGGACTCGACGTCCTGAGCAAATCACGCACCGTCAACGACACCCCGACCGAACAGGAGGCCACCCCCGCGGCACTGCCCGCCTAA
- a CDS encoding APC family permease, with product MTSAAKAHDSDTSDPAAEGKLKRKITGPLLFLFILGDVLGAGIYALMGVLAGDVGGVLWAPLLAALFLALLTAGSYAELVTKYPRAGGAAVFAERAFKRPVVSFLVGFSMLAAGVTSAAGLALAFAGDYLTTFIDVPAVPAAIVFLGLVACLNARGISESVKSNVVMTVIELTGLLIVVIAVAVMVGGGRGDVGRVVEFPEGATPALAILSGAIVAYYSFVGFETSANVAEEIRNPSKVYPTALFGALITAGVLYALVGLASAIALPAGDLTESSGPLLDVVSAAGVGVPDWLFSAIALVAVANGALLTMIMASRLTYGMAEHNLLPAVLGRVLPQRRTPWAAILATTVVAMLLSLVGDLSTLAETVVLLLLFVFISTNIAVLVLRRDHVEHPHFRVWTAVPVLGVASCVLLLTQQTAKVWLFAAILLAVGAVLYLAARAATRRQATAD from the coding sequence ATGACGTCTGCGGCCAAGGCTCACGACAGCGATACCAGCGATCCGGCTGCCGAGGGCAAGCTGAAGCGCAAGATCACCGGTCCGCTGCTGTTCCTGTTCATCCTCGGCGACGTGCTCGGCGCCGGGATCTACGCGCTGATGGGCGTGCTCGCCGGCGACGTCGGCGGGGTGCTGTGGGCGCCGCTGCTGGCGGCGCTGTTCCTGGCACTGCTGACCGCGGGCTCCTACGCCGAACTGGTGACGAAGTATCCGCGCGCGGGCGGCGCGGCGGTCTTCGCCGAGCGCGCGTTCAAACGGCCGGTGGTGTCGTTCCTGGTCGGGTTCAGCATGCTGGCCGCCGGGGTCACCAGCGCGGCCGGGCTCGCGCTGGCGTTCGCGGGTGACTACCTGACGACGTTCATCGACGTGCCCGCGGTGCCCGCCGCGATCGTGTTTTTGGGACTGGTCGCCTGCCTCAACGCCCGCGGCATCAGCGAGTCGGTCAAGAGCAATGTGGTGATGACGGTGATCGAGCTGACCGGTCTGCTCATCGTCGTGATCGCGGTCGCGGTGATGGTCGGCGGCGGCCGGGGCGACGTGGGCCGCGTCGTCGAGTTCCCCGAGGGCGCGACACCCGCGCTGGCGATCCTTTCCGGTGCCATCGTCGCCTACTACTCGTTCGTCGGCTTCGAGACCTCGGCCAACGTCGCCGAGGAGATCCGCAACCCGAGCAAGGTGTATCCGACCGCCCTGTTCGGGGCGCTGATCACCGCCGGCGTGCTCTACGCGCTGGTCGGCCTCGCGAGCGCGATCGCGCTGCCCGCAGGCGATCTGACGGAGTCATCCGGTCCGCTGCTCGACGTGGTCTCGGCGGCCGGCGTCGGCGTGCCGGACTGGCTGTTCAGCGCGATCGCCCTGGTCGCCGTCGCCAACGGTGCACTGCTCACCATGATCATGGCGAGCCGGCTGACCTACGGCATGGCCGAGCACAACCTGCTGCCCGCCGTCCTCGGGCGCGTGCTGCCGCAGCGACGCACGCCGTGGGCGGCGATCCTCGCGACGACGGTGGTGGCCATGCTGCTCAGCCTGGTCGGCGATCTGTCCACGCTCGCCGAGACCGTCGTGCTGCTGCTGCTGTTCGTGTTCATCTCGACCAACATCGCCGTGCTGGTCCTGCGCCGCGACCACGTCGAGCACCCGCATTTCCGGGTGTGGACCGCGGTGCCGGTGCTCGGTGTGGCCTCGTGCGTGCTGTTGCTCACCCAGCAGACCGCCAAGGTGTGGTTGTTCGCCGCGATCCTGCTGGCCGTCGGCGCCGTGCTCTACCTCGCGGCCCGTGCAGCGACCCGTCGGCAGGCCACGGCGGACTGA
- a CDS encoding PAS and ANTAR domain-containing protein, whose translation MSEPEVANSPLPSASDRAIADHNVGTFRFWFVGQRWEWSDEVARMHGYEPGAVEPTTELLLSHKHPDDRQQVQDLLDHALHSGGSFSSRHRFIDTAGKVHTVIVLGDRMFDESGAVAGTEGYYVDLTDTFAQTRRQALSETLPEMFEARAAIEQAKGALMLVYRIDADAAFELLMWRSQETNTKLRTLAGQVVAGLGSVDAQRDGLRRQFDHLLLTAHQRTAG comes from the coding sequence ATGTCGGAGCCGGAGGTCGCGAACAGCCCGCTGCCGTCTGCCTCCGACCGGGCGATCGCGGACCACAATGTCGGGACCTTCCGGTTCTGGTTCGTCGGCCAACGTTGGGAGTGGTCCGACGAAGTGGCCCGCATGCACGGGTACGAACCCGGCGCCGTCGAGCCCACGACCGAACTGCTGCTGTCGCACAAACATCCCGACGACCGGCAGCAGGTGCAGGACCTTCTCGACCACGCGCTGCACTCCGGCGGGTCGTTCTCCAGCCGGCACCGGTTCATCGACACCGCAGGCAAGGTGCACACGGTCATCGTGCTGGGGGACCGGATGTTCGACGAGTCCGGTGCGGTGGCGGGCACCGAGGGCTACTACGTCGACCTGACCGACACCTTCGCCCAGACGCGACGGCAGGCGCTGTCGGAGACGTTGCCCGAGATGTTCGAGGCGCGTGCGGCGATCGAGCAGGCCAAGGGCGCGCTGATGCTCGTCTACCGCATCGACGCCGACGCCGCGTTCGAGTTGCTCATGTGGCGCTCGCAGGAGACGAACACCAAACTGCGCACGCTGGCCGGGCAGGTCGTCGCCGGCCTCGGGTCGGTCGACGCGCAACGCGACGGTCTGCGACGGCAGTTCGACCACCTGCTGCTGACCGCGCACCAGCGGACCGCCGGATGA
- a CDS encoding IS3 family transposase (programmed frameshift): MPRQYSPEFRVRALRLVDTTMESAEVSEFEAIKSVASKLGVAEESVRRWRRKSQIDAGERPGVTTSEHAEIRRLKREVAELRRANEILKSASAFFRSGTRPPRNEMIAYIDAHRDQFGVEFICRVLRAAIPGFFTSRGYRDAKTRPRCDRALRDELLIAELATVHRANYSVYGVKKMQHAMIRRGWSIGREQTRRLMHLAGLRGVRRGKPVFTTITDPAAARPADLVNRQFATSAPNRLWVADITYVRTWQGFCYTAFVTDACTKRIVGWAVSPTMSTEDLPLQAFNHAVWQQNSDLSELIHHSDRGSQYLSLTYTERLLELDIAPSVGSRGDSYDNALAEAVNAAYKTELIYRGRRWRGVDDVELATAQWVAWYNQERLHEALGYLTPAEYETALTADSHHASQPAPALATA; encoded by the exons ATGCCCCGTCAGTATTCGCCCGAGTTTCGGGTGCGTGCGTTGCGTTTGGTGGACACCACAATGGAGTCTGCGGAAGTGTCTGAGTTCGAGGCGATCAAGTCTGTTGCGAGCAAACTCGGGGTTGCCGAGGAGTCGGTGCGTCGGTGGCGGCGTAAGTCGCAGATCGATGCCGGCGAACGCCCTGGCGTGACGACCTCCGAGCACGCTGAGATTCGCCGCCTCAAGCGCGAGGTCGCCGAATTACGAAGAGCGAACGAGATTTTGAAGTCTGCGTCAGCGTTTT TTCGCAGCGGAACTCGACCGCCCAGGAACGAAATGATCGCCTACATCGATGCGCATCGCGATCAGTTCGGGGTCGAGTTCATCTGCCGTGTTCTGCGGGCAGCTATCCCTGGGTTTTTCACCTCCCGCGGTTACCGCGACGCCAAGACCCGCCCCCGCTGCGACCGCGCTCTGCGCGATGAGCTGCTGATCGCCGAGCTGGCCACCGTGCACCGGGCGAACTACTCGGTCTACGGCGTCAAGAAAATGCAGCACGCCATGATCCGGCGTGGCTGGTCGATCGGACGCGAACAAACCCGCAGGTTAATGCACTTGGCTGGCCTGCGCGGTGTGCGGCGCGGCAAACCGGTATTCACCACAATCACCGACCCCGCCGCGGCCCGACCGGCCGATCTGGTCAACCGGCAGTTCGCCACCAGCGCACCCAATCGGCTCTGGGTCGCCGACATCACCTACGTGCGGACCTGGCAGGGGTTCTGCTACACCGCGTTCGTCACCGATGCCTGCACTAAACGGATCGTCGGGTGGGCGGTGTCGCCCACGATGAGCACCGAAGACTTACCTCTTCAGGCGTTCAATCATGCTGTTTGGCAACAGAACTCAGATCTTTCTGAGTTGATCCATCATTCCGACCGCGGATCGCAATACCTATCGCTGACCTATACCGAGCGGCTACTTGAGCTCGACATCGCGCCATCGGTGGGATCTCGCGGAGATAGCTATGACAACGCCCTGGCCGAAGCAGTCAACGCCGCCTACAAAACAGAACTGATCTACCGCGGCCGGCGCTGGCGCGGCGTCGACGACGTCGAACTGGCAACCGCTCAATGGGTGGCCTGGTACAACCAGGAACGCCTGCACGAAGCCCTCGGCTACCTCACCCCAGCCGAGTACGAGACCGCCCTCACCGCGGACTCACACCATGCGAGCCAGCCAGCCCCGGCCCTCGCAACCGCATAG
- a CDS encoding SpoIIE family protein phosphatase, giving the protein MSAPRGPQPLPEVFSADPAVGADLARVSWEATPLGPVAHWPQSLRTAVSILLSSRFPMWMAWGPQLTFFCNAAYRRGTLGRKYPWALGRPAREVWAEIWPDIGPRIDRVLSTGEATWDSALLLFLERSGYQEETYHTFSYSPLRDDDGVVVGMLCVVSEDTQKVISERQMATLRDLGSDPSVVRTEVETLAFADRQLGNNMSDLPFTLTYLFDDDGGARLAGATGVVGGHRIAPSRLAADDSGVWPVSHAVSGESTVVDLVPDRYPQVPTGAWDAPPVQALVVPLLQQGGSPSGLLVAALNRYRPLDETYRGFVTLVAGHIAAGVGSARNYQAQQQRAEELAELDRAKTAFFSNISHEFRTPLTLILDPVAEMRGRGADFDEPTREELDIVWRNGLRLAKLVNTLLDFSRIEAGRMRARYVPVDLGAVTAELASVFRSAIERAGLAFTVDCPAVGEPVYIDRDMWEKVVFNLLSNALKFTFDGGITVGVRRDGAEAVVTVADTGVGVAADEMPRLFERFHRIDNVRARSNEGSGIGLALVRELIELHGGRIAADSTEGVGTTFTIRLPVGSAHLPADAIVPATDARTRAESAEAYLQEAMRWLPSEEAFDAPPVAPASRASAASAVFGAGATPRVLIADDNSDMREYVARLLRNDGYLVDAVTDGQSALDAIRADTPDMVVSDVMMPRLDGLQLVAALRSDPRTAAVPVLLLSARAGQEAAIDGLQAGADDYLVKPFAAAELLARVRTNVKLARLRNHHARWRTALVDSLQEAFFVCDEDGAVIEINAAFTDILGFGVEGPPYLPWQPWWPAADTDPEAHRQVSDAFTRMLSEPNGRFTIPVTHRNGHRLWITVAFNKIEEIDTGRKMLVGTFRDVTAEHYTVQRETALAALNEQLASADTLRDAVRAAADELNAVWRANHVLAATFPTEDAENLSEPIEFVSAGKHLRWHDLPAGTQQEILALRTADSLVADTTEPGTARIALQHPRGVLVLHLQLAERRPFTPEDHTLLAVLAGRLGQGLQRVHQLDQQRETALALQHAILGPTVSSGFAVRYQPATRPLQVGGDWYDVVNLDDGRIALIVGDCVGHGLPAATVMGQLRSACRALLLEHPSPAAALSALDRFAARLPGARCTTAFCAVLTPETGELVYSSAGHPPPVLVLADGGTRLLDDASVTPLGLSYDHVRPESRDVIPPRATLLLYTDGLVERRRESLDTGIRRLTGVLTDHRAVALDDLADEVMSKLTPHYGYQDDVALMMYRQPAPLEIEFAADANELAPTRGALRAWLTQAGVAPAQALDVLIAVGEALANAIEHGHRDRAGGTVSLRATVLADRLHVAIVDTGVWKPPNFDPAAHRGRGIALMRALMQDVSIEPGEYGTTINMHARIA; this is encoded by the coding sequence GTGAGCGCGCCGCGCGGGCCGCAGCCCTTGCCGGAGGTCTTCAGTGCCGACCCCGCGGTCGGCGCCGACCTCGCGAGGGTGTCGTGGGAGGCGACCCCGCTGGGGCCGGTGGCGCACTGGCCGCAGAGCCTGCGCACCGCCGTCAGCATCTTGTTGTCGTCGCGGTTCCCGATGTGGATGGCGTGGGGCCCGCAGCTGACGTTCTTCTGCAACGCCGCCTATCGCCGCGGCACGTTGGGACGCAAGTACCCGTGGGCGCTCGGGCGCCCGGCCCGCGAGGTGTGGGCGGAGATCTGGCCCGACATCGGACCGCGCATCGACCGGGTGCTCTCCACCGGTGAGGCCACCTGGGATTCGGCGCTGCTGTTGTTCCTCGAGCGCTCCGGGTACCAGGAGGAGACCTACCACACCTTCTCGTACAGTCCGCTGCGCGACGACGACGGCGTCGTGGTCGGGATGTTGTGTGTGGTCAGCGAGGACACCCAGAAGGTGATCAGCGAACGCCAGATGGCGACGCTGCGCGATCTGGGCTCGGACCCGAGCGTGGTGCGCACCGAAGTGGAGACCCTCGCGTTCGCCGACCGCCAGCTCGGCAACAACATGAGCGATCTGCCGTTCACCCTGACCTACCTGTTCGACGACGACGGCGGCGCACGGCTGGCCGGGGCGACGGGTGTGGTTGGCGGACACCGCATTGCGCCGTCGCGGCTGGCGGCGGACGACTCCGGGGTCTGGCCGGTGAGCCACGCGGTCAGCGGCGAGTCGACGGTCGTCGACCTCGTCCCCGACCGGTATCCGCAGGTGCCGACGGGGGCGTGGGACGCGCCGCCGGTCCAGGCGCTGGTGGTGCCGCTGCTGCAGCAGGGCGGATCGCCGAGCGGTCTGCTGGTGGCCGCGCTGAACCGGTACCGCCCGCTCGACGAGACCTATCGCGGGTTCGTCACCCTGGTCGCCGGACACATCGCCGCGGGGGTCGGCAGCGCGCGCAACTATCAGGCGCAGCAGCAGCGGGCCGAGGAACTGGCCGAGCTCGACCGCGCCAAGACCGCGTTCTTCTCCAACATCAGCCACGAGTTCCGCACGCCGCTGACGCTGATCCTCGATCCGGTCGCCGAGATGCGCGGTCGCGGCGCCGATTTCGACGAGCCCACCCGTGAGGAGCTCGACATCGTCTGGCGCAACGGGCTGCGCCTGGCGAAGCTGGTCAACACGCTGCTCGACTTCTCGCGTATCGAGGCCGGCCGGATGCGGGCGCGGTACGTGCCGGTCGATCTCGGCGCAGTCACCGCCGAACTCGCCAGCGTCTTCCGGTCGGCGATCGAGCGGGCCGGCCTCGCGTTCACCGTCGACTGTCCCGCCGTCGGCGAACCGGTCTACATCGACCGCGACATGTGGGAGAAGGTCGTCTTCAACCTGTTGTCGAACGCGCTGAAGTTCACGTTCGACGGCGGCATCACTGTCGGTGTGCGCCGCGACGGCGCCGAAGCCGTGGTCACCGTCGCCGACACCGGCGTCGGCGTGGCGGCCGACGAGATGCCGCGGTTGTTCGAACGGTTCCACCGCATCGACAACGTGCGCGCGCGGTCCAACGAGGGCAGCGGCATCGGCCTCGCGTTGGTCAGGGAGCTCATCGAACTGCACGGCGGTCGCATCGCCGCCGACAGCACCGAGGGTGTGGGCACGACGTTCACCATCCGGCTGCCGGTCGGCAGCGCGCATCTGCCGGCCGACGCGATCGTGCCCGCGACGGACGCGCGCACCCGGGCCGAGAGCGCCGAAGCCTATCTGCAGGAGGCGATGCGCTGGTTGCCGTCCGAGGAGGCGTTCGACGCACCGCCGGTCGCCCCGGCATCCAGGGCGTCCGCGGCATCAGCGGTCTTCGGTGCCGGCGCGACACCGCGGGTGCTGATCGCCGACGACAACTCCGACATGCGCGAATACGTCGCTCGACTGCTGCGCAACGACGGCTATCTCGTCGACGCCGTGACCGACGGGCAGAGCGCGCTCGACGCGATCCGCGCAGACACCCCCGACATGGTGGTCAGCGACGTGATGATGCCGCGGCTGGACGGGCTGCAGCTCGTCGCGGCGCTGCGCTCGGATCCGCGCACCGCAGCCGTGCCCGTGCTGCTGTTGTCCGCACGCGCCGGACAGGAGGCCGCGATCGACGGCCTGCAGGCCGGTGCCGACGACTACCTGGTCAAACCCTTCGCGGCGGCCGAGCTGCTCGCGCGGGTGCGCACCAACGTCAAGCTCGCCCGGCTGCGCAACCATCACGCCCGATGGCGCACCGCGCTCGTGGATTCGCTGCAGGAGGCCTTCTTCGTCTGCGACGAGGACGGTGCGGTGATCGAGATCAACGCCGCGTTCACCGACATCCTCGGCTTCGGCGTCGAGGGCCCGCCGTACCTGCCGTGGCAGCCGTGGTGGCCCGCCGCCGACACCGACCCCGAGGCGCACCGACAGGTCAGCGACGCGTTCACCCGGATGCTGAGCGAACCGAACGGCCGATTCACCATCCCGGTCACCCACCGCAACGGGCACCGGCTGTGGATCACCGTGGCGTTCAACAAAATCGAGGAGATCGACACCGGGCGAAAGATGCTCGTCGGCACCTTCCGCGACGTGACCGCCGAACACTACACCGTGCAGCGGGAGACCGCGCTCGCCGCACTGAACGAGCAACTCGCCTCGGCCGACACCCTGCGCGACGCGGTCCGCGCCGCTGCTGACGAGCTCAACGCGGTGTGGCGGGCCAACCATGTGCTGGCCGCCACCTTCCCGACCGAGGACGCCGAGAACCTCAGCGAGCCCATCGAATTCGTCAGCGCCGGGAAGCATCTGCGGTGGCACGATCTGCCGGCCGGCACCCAACAGGAGATCCTGGCGCTGCGCACCGCCGACTCGCTCGTCGCCGACACCACCGAACCCGGCACGGCGCGCATCGCGCTGCAACACCCGCGAGGTGTGCTGGTGCTGCATCTCCAGCTGGCCGAGCGGCGACCGTTCACCCCCGAGGACCACACGCTGCTGGCCGTGCTGGCGGGCCGGCTCGGGCAGGGTCTGCAACGGGTGCATCAACTCGATCAGCAGCGCGAGACGGCGCTGGCGTTGCAGCACGCGATCCTGGGGCCGACGGTGTCCAGCGGGTTCGCGGTGCGGTATCAGCCGGCCACGCGGCCGTTGCAGGTCGGCGGGGACTGGTACGACGTGGTCAACCTCGACGACGGCCGGATCGCGCTGATCGTCGGTGATTGCGTCGGGCACGGGCTGCCCGCGGCGACGGTGATGGGTCAGCTCCGAAGCGCCTGCCGCGCACTGCTTCTGGAACATCCCAGCCCCGCCGCCGCGCTGTCGGCACTCGACCGGTTCGCGGCCCGGCTGCCCGGTGCGCGGTGCACGACCGCGTTCTGCGCGGTGCTCACGCCGGAGACCGGCGAGCTCGTGTACTCCAGTGCCGGGCATCCGCCACCGGTATTGGTGTTGGCCGACGGCGGCACCCGGCTGCTCGACGATGCCTCGGTCACCCCGCTCGGGCTGTCCTATGACCACGTCCGGCCCGAGAGCCGCGACGTGATACCGCCGCGCGCGACGCTGCTGCTCTACACCGACGGCCTCGTCGAGCGGCGGCGCGAGTCGTTGGACACCGGAATCCGCCGGCTCACCGGCGTGCTGACCGACCACCGCGCCGTCGCGCTCGACGACTTGGCCGACGAGGTCATGTCCAAATTGACCCCGCACTACGGATACCAGGACGACGTTGCCCTCATGATGTACCGCCAGCCTGCCCCCCTGGAGATCGAATTCGCCGCCGACGCCAACGAACTGGCGCCAACCCGCGGCGCGCTGCGCGCCTGGCTCACGCAGGCCGGCGTCGCGCCCGCCCAGGCCCTCGACGTGCTGATCGCGGTCGGCGAGGCGCTGGCCAACGCGATCGAGCACGGCCACCGCGACCGCGCCGGCGGCACCGTCTCGCTGCGCGCGACCGTGCTGGCGGACCGGCTGCACGTGGCGATCGTCGACACCGGGGTCTGGAAACCGCCCAACTTCGATCCGGCTGCGCACCGAGGCCGGGGTATCGCGCTGATGCGGGCCCTGATGCAGGATGTCTCCATCGAACCGGGGGAGTACGGCACGACGATCAACATGCACGCGAGGATTGCCTGA